The following are encoded together in the Triticum dicoccoides isolate Atlit2015 ecotype Zavitan chromosome 6B, WEW_v2.0, whole genome shotgun sequence genome:
- the LOC119326428 gene encoding uncharacterized protein LOC119326428, producing MPGPGSGSHGREGGMARRGKCGGVWDAAWAVGLLLPYSLAMLVLELLDAPTKYADPFQRPPLLRSRHPALSRSQRSTWMMSKRWMSLRILHEKKSTKQLKIAGLLVYVLW from the exons ATGCCTGGCCCCGGCTCCGGCTCCCACGGGAGGGAAGGAGGAATGGCGAGGCGAGGCAAATGCGGTGGCGTATGGGACGCGGCGtgggcggtcggcctcctcctcccctactcCCTCGCCATGCTGGTTCTGGAGCTGCTCGATGCGCCGACCAAGTACGCCGACCCCTTCCAACGGCCTCCTCTCCTAAGGTCGCGGCACCCGGCACTGTCCAGATCTCAGAGGAGTACGTGGATGATGTCGAAGCGATGGATGTCACTCAG AATCCTCCACGAGAAGAAGTCCACAAAGCAATTGAAGATTGCAGGGCTGCTGGTATACGTGTTATGGTGA